From Aegilops tauschii subsp. strangulata cultivar AL8/78 chromosome 5, Aet v6.0, whole genome shotgun sequence:
AAACTTTTTTAGCCGTGTGATTGTTTATTTGCTGGATTTTCCCAGCAATTTCTTCTCCACGGAAATTGGTAAAGCTATCCTCATAATTCAGTCACTGTATTTCTTGATTATTCTGTTATTCATTTTATTTTTACTGTTGCATATGGACTGTGTGCTTGTGAATTGTTGCAATTAGCTATGATGGGAACACACCATTTGCGCATAGATATGCTCATGTTTGCTCTCTTGATCCTGGTTATTTTTTGCTTAATGACCGACTGCTTGGTAAATTGTTGGATAGAGTTTGTTATCGTCACAATGCCAATACAGAGAGACTAGAGTGCTCCAAGTAGGCTAGCAGTTACTTTTTTTAATGCAATTGTCAGTGGTTGTTGCCCGTGTGTTGTATCAAATCTCGTAGCTAGTGTCCACTACCGGGAAAGGGCTTATAGGTGAACTCAAATTAGTGCCGGGCGAAGCCGGACACCCGCCACAACTAATTTTGAAAACCAGCAGCGGCGGGTGACAGGGCGCACCGCCAGTGCTGGTGGTGTAGCAGTGGCGGGCGCGCCCGAATGACCGCCATAGCTGGACTAGCAAAATTTGCTAGCGTGTTGAAACCTGCCACTAGCGGGCGTTGCTACCCACCCGCCACTGCTACTTCGTCTTAGAGTGGCGGTCATGGAATACACCCAGTACAAACATAGTGGGATGACCCTCTCAAATTTTTTATTTTCCATATCAAGATGTTTGCAATGCGGGCAACAAAGGTACTCGTCACTTCCACAATGCAGTCACCCACGCAAAAAAATAATAATCAAGAAGTCAGGAGTGGCGGGCATCCTGTATAGCCCGCCACAGAACTTTACCGCCTTTTTTGCTTGCCCGAAATTCAGTTAATGCCGCGAAAATAACAAACCAACTCTAAAAGTTGTCAAATTATAGAGCGGGGCTTCTGGTGACGTATATTACAGATGGAAAAAAATTCAAGTCCAAAATATGTTATAAAATTGAGTTATGTGTGTGAGGTGGCCATTTTGAAAGTCTATACACTTGGTGGGAGAGTGTCCTGTTTGCACACGTTATGCATCCGGTTATGAATTGAGTCATCAGCCATGGAGGAATCACGAACAATCTAATATCAATGAAAAATACATATGCAGGAAGCAAAATTAACAGCCTGGACCCTGGAGAGGTAAATAGAGAAGTAACCGGGGATTAATATAAGAGATGCAGGCTCATGTCCGAGGTCATTAACGCCATCGAAGGGAAGGTGCTCCTGGATGGCACAGTGCGCTGGCTGGATCGTGACGCACATGTGCCCTACTCCAAGGGGCGGGTGGAGTAAAGCCGGGGCACCAGCGCCGTTACCTTCTGGAGTTTTCTTACTTGGTCTTGTTCTGTTACAGCACTTCTCAAATGCTGGGTTTTCATGTCCAATCATGCAAAGTCCATCTGACCACACTTCGTGAGAGCAATCAATACAGACTTCGACAGAATCATAGCCATGTGCAAAAATCTGCAGGTGTCTTTTGATTTTTTTGTGAGAGTTAAAAATCTTTGTAGTTATTAACAGGATGATCAAGGGGATTTCTCTTCAGTGAGCATGGACACTGCTGTGGCGATCCGGACACTAGAAGCAACATACAAATCATCGGCTGAAGCTGCTGCTGTTGAATCCATGATTGCAAAATTGATTGACAAGGTACTACTGCTCTACACCCTAGGGTAATGAAAATCCCATCTATGTCACCCATTCCACAAACACACAACTGATACTTTAGATTGAGAAATTGGACACTGCAATATCCATGATAGTGAATAAACTATTATCTACATGGTGTGATGCACGAAGGCCCTTACTTGAAAAGTAAAGGCAAAGCAGTGATGCAGCGAGAATTGGGATTCTCACTTGGAGATCATTGCGAGTTATGTCAAGAGAATGGAAGTACTTCTGGAGCAGGCTTGCCTTGTATATGCTGCTTGCCCTGTATTTATCGATATTGGTCATTCATTGTCATCTGTAGTGGTCAGTGTCACTGCAGTATTACATTTCAATTTACTAGATATTTTTATTCTCAAGTAATTAACTGCATTTATGATTTGATGATGCTCAAAGGTCACATTGTTTTGACAGGTTAGGATTTCTGCGATATTTGTGTTTGTTTCGTTTCTTGTCCTTCTGAGTGTTTGCAAAGTGCCTGCTCATATTGATGAGATCAAGGTCGGGTTTTTCTTCTTTAAAATGGAATTGCAACATTATGGCCACTTCCTTCCTAATAGTTTTAATTGTAGAATAATTTCAACGCGGATTCTGTTGGTGAAAACAATAAGCACCAAAATCATATGAACATCAGGTATGTTTGTAACATAATGCTCCCTCCTATGCAGATATATTCCCATGAGGATTCAAACCGGCATTATGGGACATTGGTTTTCCTACTAGGCCACTTCCTATCCAGCGTCTCCTTCCTATTTCTGGTGTCCATTTCGTCGTCGTTGGTTTTCTACTCCTTGATTGGCCTCAGGAATGAGTTCAGCTTCCTTATGTACTTTATAATCACCATCTTTATGTGCCTATTGGCGAACGAAGCGCTCATGATGATTGTTGCGTACATCTGGCTTGAGACTTACAAGTGCATCTTAACCTTGATTTGCTTATATGTGAGCTTCCATCTTGGTCTTCTTTCAAGTGGGCACACATATTGAATGAACCGACATTATTAAATAACCGTGGCTACTTCAAGTTATCATGATGCTGGTGGCAGGGTATTTTCGGATCAAAGACGCAATACCAGCGCCCGTGTGGAACTATCCGATGTCCTACATTTCATTCCAGACATATGCCGTCCAGGTAAGTTATATATGGCCATCTTATGTAACCTACATAAACCCTATGCTCATCTTGCTTTTACCGGATCAGGCGTGCTAACAAGCAATACTGCTGCAGGGCTTGGTCCAGAACGAGTATGTCAGTACATCATTTGCAGTCGGGGCCACGAGGACGATACCCGGCGTGCAGGCTGTCCGAGGCTTGTATGGCATATCATCGTCGACGGGTACCAAGTGGATGAATCTCCTTGTTTTGTTCCTGATGGCGATCGGCTACTGGGTCGTCTTGTATGTTTTGCTTCGTCTAGATGTGAGGAGACATGTGAGGCTTGGCAGGTGCTCCTGCTGGCCCAGCATCCACACCATTGCAGCTCCAAAGTGAGTTAGCCCTGAGCCACCGAGTGTGCTGATGTTGTAAGAAGGctttgtgcgtgtgtgtgtgtgtgtgtgtgtgtgtgtgtgtgtgtgtgtgtgtgtgtgtgtgtgtgtgtgtgtgtgtgtgtgtgtgtgtgtttgggtGTGTGACTGTTCATATGCATGTATACATGTGTGATAGCTTCTTAGGTAGGCATATCTGACGCATCCAAAGTAGAAGAGAAACATGAGGAGAATTGGGGTAACATATATACTGTATTTATCATGGTTAATTTGAGAATTGAAGAAATGAACCATGATTTGGTGATTTACTCTCTTGTCCATTCCTTTTTGGTACTCAGCATTGCTTCCTTTGTTGTCTTGTTGTCTCTCACACGTTTGATCTTCCTGGTTGGATCTGACTACATTGAAGGTCGAGTAGCGATCCTCTCTCGAAGGTGTTTTCTTCAAGTGTTGTAGATGATAGGGCTCAGCGCGTGCTGGGTTGTGCCAACATGCATTTCCATGTCAGTAGATTTGTGACATTGTAGACGATGTTGAATGTAGTTATTCATGCCTGAGATGAAGCTTGGCATAGTAGTCATTGAGCAATAACAGATTGTCTCTTCTCCTTAAATTTGTTCGTGCTTATAAATGTTGTTGGAGACGGTGGATAACTGAGTCAAGATATGAAGTGCATAAAAAAGTCAAGATATGAAAGGTTCTAACTGTGTAGGTGGAGAACAATCTCACCGGAGGATGATCTCAGAGGTGTCGGTGACATACACGATCAATAAAAGATGAGAAAATGCCATCCCAAATGAAAAATAAATCCATATATATAGACGAGGGGATCGTGACACTTCCACTTCAACCAAGAACCTAGTCTACACTAGTATAAAAGTTACGAGTTGCTGAAATCCAAACGATCTCAACCATCCGACACAATTAAAGCCAAGGACTCATGATGAATTTATTAAAAAGGTAAAAATGATGACACATGTGCAACCTAGTTTCCTGAAATCAGCAAATGATAGGAAACCTAGTGTATTGCCATACGCTTCCGCTAATCGACTATAGCGAGTTCAGTCTTTTATTTCTTCTTCTTGAGCGGAATGAGTTTGATCTTGTTGTTTGGCAGATTCCTCCGCACGCCCCTGAAAAACTTGACAAACGGATCGACAGAAGCATCACCATCTCGGTGTATGGTTTCAGTAAGCCTAAGGTTGTTGCACTTGAAACGCGCCATGCCCTTGGAATATGATTGGCGGCATTTCATCACCTCCTTTGTAGATTGGAAATCCGAGACCTGTTGAGCAGTGCAATGTTACGAGTATATTTTGGAATGGAATGCCAATATATTACGGAATGTTTCAAGTTATGGTAATTAGTTGTTGATGGAAGAAGTAGCAGCAGCACCTTGCAATGTCGCAAAGTGAGCTTCTGCAGGTTAGGCGAGTTGTACAGGTATTTGCGCAGCCCGAGGAAGTCGTCGTTGATACGGCACCCATCCAGAGAAAAGCTTGTCAGGTTCTCAAACTTGAATATAGGAAGATCCTCATGACTCCCAAAGAACAGCAACTGAAAACAAAAAACCCTACATGCACTCGTCTTATACTACTTTAAAAGAACGAAATAGCTGGCGGAAATCAAAATTTGAAGTAAAGGGCTCACAAGATCACTAGTTATTGACGAGACGACGCTTAAAAACTCGGAGATCGGGAGATTGGCCAGGACTTTCCTCCCTGCCGGCTATTGTTCGGTCGTTCCTGCCGTATGCCTTCGTGCTCGGCTGCTCGCCTGCTCCTACCCTCCTGAATCTTGAAAAGGATCTACAACGTAGGAAGTTGGAACGGAGTTGCTGGATAGGAGATTCTTGAGCAAGGAAAGGTAGGAGGATTGGAGGAAGCCTAACCTGCCGTGGCGAGGGCCACCAGTGCCACACAGGAACAGACGAAGAGACGCCTCGTCGCTTCGCTCCTCTCCGTGAATCGAATAGATCAATcgttgttttgtttttctttttgattttgaGGGAAAGATTGCCACAATCGCTGGACGAGGCAGTTCCAGATCGGGGGGCTGCTCCAGGTTGCCAGTTGCCAGGCCGCCAGTTGCCAGGCCGAGCGTCTCACAAGCCCAATAGGTTAGATATTTTTCCAGAGGCCCAAAAGATTAGATGAGAAGTAGATTTGGAGGCCCCAGAAACGGGGGGTCTGTGCGGGTGCACAGGTCACACCCCACCGGGGTCGGGCCTGAATACAAGACGTTGGTCTGGTTCAAGTTAAGGCAATTTCGCTCGTCACTGTTTGCGATAACGTGAGGCGTCTTGATCAGGGGAAAATAAAGGTTGAATTAGAATTATAATTTTCTGCTGTGCCAAAATACACAGTGCATGCTTGGATGTtggagaaagaaagaaaataatTCCTACGCATACACGTTTGATCAAGGCATGTGTCAACTAGGTTGTTTCTTTTGGTTGCCACGTCCACAACAAGAGTATACAAGTACATGATACCTTTTGATTGAGACTAACGGAAGAATCCTAATTGGTTACTACT
This genomic window contains:
- the LOC141022207 gene encoding ABC transporter G family member 3-like, whose translation is MDEEDAVGISRSCPDLSSCREMRCPAAAVIGSRASFADGPLRQREDEGKERRAQESSTVAFPPCSQIGATRGSKINSLDPGEDDQGDFSSVSMDTAVAIRTLEATYKSSAEAAAVESMIAKLIDKVRISAIFVFVSFLVLLSVCKVPAHIDEIKIYSHEDSNRHYGTLVFLLGHFLSSVSFLFLVSISSSLVFYSLIGLRNEFSFLMYFIITIFMCLLANEALMMIVAYIWLETYKCILTLICLYGLVQNEYVSTSFAVGATRTIPGVQAVRGLYGISSSTGTKWMNLLVLFLMAIGYWVVLYVLLRLDVRRHVRLGRCSCWPSIHTIAAPK